In Streptomyces sp. NBC_01551, one DNA window encodes the following:
- a CDS encoding rodlin, whose translation MLKKFMTSAAITATALGAGAFAASPAMAIGNDNGVNTINGNHSSQIYGNQETEGAMSPQLNVVQGSLNKPCIGLPLKVNAQGLLGAVPINVQDINVLSNPQNQQCTENSTQAKGDEPLSHILDNIPVLSGNLSAGS comes from the coding sequence ATGCTGAAGAAGTTCATGACCTCCGCCGCGATCACCGCCACCGCCCTGGGCGCGGGCGCCTTCGCCGCCTCCCCGGCGATGGCGATCGGCAACGACAACGGCGTCAACACGATCAACGGCAACCACTCCTCGCAGATCTACGGCAACCAGGAGACCGAGGGCGCCATGAGCCCGCAGCTCAACGTGGTCCAGGGCTCCCTGAACAAGCCCTGCATCGGTCTGCCGTTGAAGGTGAACGCGCAGGGGCTGCTCGGCGCCGTCCCGATCAACGTCCAGGACATCAACGTCCTGTCGAACCCGCAGAACCAGCAGTGCACCGAGAACTCCACCCAGGCCAAGGGCGACGAGCCCCTGTCGCACATCCTGGACAACATCCCGGTACTCTCCGGCAACCTCTCCGCCGGCAGCTGA